From the genome of Triticum aestivum cultivar Chinese Spring chromosome 3B, IWGSC CS RefSeq v2.1, whole genome shotgun sequence, one region includes:
- the LOC123069668 gene encoding uncharacterized protein, with the protein MPPPAAPTPPPAEPLPNSPDSTSPAEEAEADAGGTPSRAGPVGTVNWGTGTLVGVFTGLLYGGAKEANANVSKDAEVMLKMGSTTDKREQYRLMRDAMEKRFIRVAKGSLVGGARLGMFTATFFGIQNLLIENRGVHDVFNIAGAGSATAAAFGLILPGSPMWRARNVLVGSALGAGICFPLGWVQLKLAEKANLEIENSKSPSDLQGNQSRVGAAIDRLENSLRK; encoded by the exons atgcctcctcccgccgccccgacgcctccTCCCGCCGAGCCGCTGCCAAATTCGCCAGATTCTACCTCCCCCGCG GAGGAGGCTGAGGCGGATGCGGGAGGCACGCCGTCGAGGGCCGGGCCGGTGGGGACAGTAAACTGGGGAACTGGGACCCTCGTCGGCGTATTCACCGGGCTTCTCTACGGCGGGGCCAAGGAGGCCAACGCCAACGTC AGCAAAGATGCTGAAGTGATGTTGAAGATGGGAAGCACCACAGACAAGCGCGAACAGTATAGGTTGATGAGAGATGCCATGGAGAAAAGGTTCATCCGCGTTGCCAAAGGCTCACTAGTTGGTGGTGCTCGCCTTGGGATGTTCACTGCAACTTTCTTTGGCATACAGAACCTTCTTATTGAGAACCGTGGGGTGCATGATGTATTCAACATTGCTGGAGCTGGCTCGGCTACCGCAGCTGCTTTTGGGCTTATAT TGCCTGGTTCACCAATGTGGCGTGCAAGGAATGTATTGGTTGGATCTGCTCTCGGTGCCGGAATTTGCTTTCCCCTTG GTTGGGTACAGTTGAAGCTGGCAGAGAAGGCCAATCTTGAGATTGAAAATTCAAAATCGCCATCAGATTTACAAGGCAATCAAAGTCGTGTGGGGGCTGCTATAGACAGACTAGAGAACAGCCTGAGGAAGTAA
- the LOC123069667 gene encoding glutamate--tRNA ligase, cytoplasmic: MELKLAFPQDSPPLSIISAAKIAGVPLIIDPTLASGSVPTLHFSSGDFIHGVNTILRYIARAASLSSFYGQDDIQAAHVDQWLEYAPLILSGSEFEAACSFLDGYLASRTFLVGYGLSIADIVVWSNLTGTGQRWESLRRSKKYQSLVRWFNSVAADYADALAEVTSAYVGKRGIGKSPAPSLKEKVPGLKENTSGHEMDLPGAKVGEVCVRFAPEPSGYLHIGHAKAALLNKYFAERYKGRLIVRFDDTNPSKESNEFVENVLKDIETLGVKYDVVTYTSDHFPKLMEMAESLIKQGKAYVDDTPKEQMRSERMDGVESKRRNSTVEENLSLWKEMVNGTKRGTECCVRGKLDMQDPNKSLRDPVYYRCNPDPHHRVGSKYKVYPTYDFACPFVDALEGVTHALRSSEYHDRNAQYYCILQDMGLRRVEIYEFSRLNMVYTVLSKRKLLWFVQNNMVEDWTDARFPTVQGIVRRGLKIEALIQFILEQGASKNLNLMEWDKLWTINKKIVDPVCGRHTAVLKDKRVLFTLTNGPEEPFVRILPRHKKHEGAGKKATAFANRIWLEYADASVVSVGEEVTLMDWGNAIIREIKTDNGTVTQLVGELHLEGSVKMTKLKLTWLSDIEDLVSLSLVDFDYLINKKKLEEDEDFLDNLNPCTRREALALGDPNMRNVKKGEVIQLERKGYYRCDVPFIRSSKPIMLFAIPDGRQKSTSIGA, encoded by the exons ATGGAGCTCAAACTAGCTTTCCCCCAGGACAGCCCACCACTTTCCATCATTTCGGCTGCTAAGATTGCAGGTGTTCCCCTAATCATTGATCCAACCCTTGCCTCAGGTTCAGTGCCCACACTACACTTCAGTTCTGG GGATTTTATACATGGTGTCAACACAATTCTCCGGTACATTGCACGTGCTGCATCTCTTTCCAGCTTCTATGGCCAAGACGATATTCAGGCAGCACAT GTTGACCAATGGCTCGAGTATGCACCACTCATTCTGTCAGGCTCTGAATTTGAAGCTGCTTGCTCATTTCTTGATGGATACTTGGCATCTCGAACCTTTTTGGTTGGTTATGGTCTATCAATTGCTGACATTGTTGTGTGGTCAAATCTCACAG GAACTGGTCAACGATGGGAAAGTCTAAGGAGGTCAAAGAAATATCAGAGCCTTGTCCGCTGGTTCAACAGCGTAGCTGCAGACTATGCAGACGCGCTAGCTGAAGTTACATCTGCTTATGTTGGAAAACGCGGAATTGGCAAATCTCCTGCGCCAAGCTTGAAAGAAAAGGTGCCTGGTTTGAAGGAGAATACGTCAGGTCATGAAATGGATCTCCCAGGTGCTAAAGTCGGGGAGGTTTGCGTTCGTTTTGCCCCAGAGCCTAGTGGGTATCTCCACATAGGTCATGCAAAGGCTGCACTGTTGAACAAGTATTTTGCAGAAAGATATAAAGGGCGTTTAATAGTTCGATTTGATGACACAAATCCTTCTAAAGAAAGCAATGAATTTGTTGAGAATGTCCTGAAAGATATTGAGACACTTGGGGTTAAATACGATGTAGTTACATACACATCAGATCATTTTCCAAAGCTAATGGAAATGGCTGAAAGTTTGATTAAGCAGGGAAAGGCATATGTTGATGATACACCCAAGGAGCAAATGAGGAGTGAAAGGATGGATGGTGTGGAATCTAAACGTAGAAACAGTACTGTCGAGGAGAACTTGTCGCTGTGGAAAGAGATGGTTAATGGCACCAAAAGGGGTACCGAGTGCTGTGTACGTGGTAAACTTGACATGCAGGACCCAAACAAATCACTTCGAGATCCTGTTTACTACCGTTGCAACCCTGATCCCCATCATCGCGTTGGCTCAAAATACAAGGTCTATCCAACTTATGACTTCGCTTGCCCATTTGTTGATGCACTAGAAGGTGTGACTCATGCTCTTCGTTCAAGCGAATACCATGATCGGAATGCACAGTACTATTGTATCCTTCAAGACATGGGCCTGCGGAGGGTAGAAATCTATGAGTTCAGCAGGCTGAATATGGTTTATACCGTTCTTAGCAAGCGCAAGCTTCTGTGGTTCGTCCAAAACAATATGGTGGAGGACTGGACTGACGCACGCTTTCCCACTGTACAAGGCATTGTACGCCGTGGCTTGAAGATTGAAGCATTGATCCAATTTATACTGGAGCAG GGTGCTTCAAAAAATCTCAATCTTATGGAGTGGGATAAACTCTGGACAATCAACAAGAAGATAGTTGATCCTGTGTGTGGAAGGCATACTGCTGTGCTGAAAGACAAACGTGTGCTTTTTACCCTTACTAATGGTCCAGAGGAACCATTTGTTCGAATCTTACCAAGGCACAAGAAACACGAGGGTGCTGGAAAGAAGGCTACGGCGTTTGCAAACAGAATTTGGCTAGAGTATGCTGATGCATCAGTCGTTAGCGTGGGCGAGGAAGTTACTTTGATGGACTGGGGAAATGCTATCATTAGAGAAATCAAGACAGATAATGGAACAGTTACTCAACTAGTTGGTGAACTCCATCTTGAAGGGTCAGTGAAGATGACAAAGCTGAAACTAACATGGCTATCAGATATTGAAGATCTTGTGTCTCTCTCTTTGGTAGATTTTGACTACCTAATTAATAAGAAGAAG CTGGAAGAAGATGAGGACTTCCTTGACAATCTCAACCCTTGCACTCGGCGAGAAGCTTTAGCTCTTGGAGACCCGAACATGCGGAACGTGAAGAAAGGAGAAGTTATACAGCTCGAAAGGAAAGGCTATTACAGGTGTGATGTTCCATTTATCCGGTCGTCCAAACCAATTATGCTTTTTGCCATTCCAGATGGCCGACAGAAGTCCACGTCGATTGGAGCCTAG